One genomic segment of Desulfobulbaceae bacterium DB1 includes these proteins:
- a CDS encoding 16S rRNA (guanine(527)-N(7))-methyltransferase RsmG, with protein MDSRDFLQEGCGELGIKLEKKAMDRLALYFQELCKWNRKMNLVAAAPDKELIESHFLDSLTLLPFLDTDENPSLLDVGTGAGFPGLALKCAVEPLALTLVEPREKRVTFLRHIVRQLGLTGVEILDHRLEKTNKGECRYPLITSRALSTVSEFLDLVTDWCPPGGTVICMKGPKADEEIAQWRTVSPASPFVLEKHQSLTLPFSGAARNLLVFRKNGLHQP; from the coding sequence ATGGACAGCAGAGATTTTTTACAGGAGGGATGCGGCGAACTTGGTATCAAGTTAGAGAAAAAGGCCATGGACCGGCTTGCTCTCTACTTTCAGGAACTGTGCAAGTGGAACAGGAAAATGAACCTGGTGGCGGCCGCTCCGGACAAGGAACTCATTGAAAGCCATTTCCTCGACTCCCTCACCCTGCTGCCCTTCCTGGACACGGACGAAAACCCCTCCCTGCTTGATGTGGGCACCGGGGCAGGCTTTCCGGGGCTTGCACTGAAATGCGCCGTTGAGCCCCTGGCCCTGACCCTGGTTGAACCACGAGAAAAACGAGTGACGTTTCTGCGCCACATCGTCAGGCAGCTCGGCCTGACCGGGGTGGAGATCCTGGACCACCGCCTGGAAAAAACCAACAAAGGGGAATGCCGATACCCGCTGATCACCAGCCGGGCGCTGTCCACCGTCAGCGAGTTTCTTGATCTGGTTACCGATTGGTGCCCACCGGGCGGCACCGTCATCTGCATGAAAGGGCCAAAGGCGGATGAAGAAATCGCCCAGTGGCGAACCGTTTCTCCCGCCTCACCTTTCGTGCTCGAAAAACACCAATCCTTGACCTTGCCCTTCAGCGGCGCCGCCCGCAATCTGCTGGTCTTCCGGAAAAACGGACTCCACCAGCCATAA
- a CDS encoding histidinol dehydrogenase, with protein sequence MIITPHTTNSKEGKERLARLAYRFQLADTSCRQAVSDILQAIHEGGDKALLDYTRRFDAPNMTVDQLQVQEAELSDAYHYVDDQLMASIRLAKERIHDFHQREMEQSWIMTRDDGTITGRLVRPVEAAGLYVPGGQGGKTPLVSSVLMNGIPAAIAGVTQRVMVTPPNAEGMVNPALLVAAQEIGIREIYKAGSAWAIGALAYGTETIPAVDVIVGPGNQYVAEAKRQVAGRVGIDMIAGPSEVLIVADHTAKPAFIAADMLAQAEHDPQALAILITTSAEIAARTVVELERQLKLLSREDIARRSLTERGTILICNSLDEAMVMANRIAIEHLELMVTDSFGWLPRIQHAGAIFLGDYSPEACGDYVAGPNHVLPTMGTARISSALGVETFLKKSSIISCSRNAFLADAPHIMNLANLEGLTAHARSVSVRLEREK encoded by the coding sequence ATGATCATTACCCCCCACACCACGAACTCCAAGGAAGGAAAAGAGCGCCTGGCCCGGCTGGCCTACCGTTTCCAGCTGGCGGATACCTCCTGCCGCCAGGCGGTGAGCGATATCCTGCAGGCAATTCATGAAGGAGGCGACAAGGCGCTGCTTGACTACACCCGCCGATTCGACGCGCCGAACATGACCGTTGATCAGCTGCAGGTACAAGAAGCCGAACTGTCCGATGCCTATCATTATGTGGATGATCAGCTCATGGCCAGCATCCGTTTGGCCAAGGAAAGGATTCACGACTTTCACCAGCGGGAGATGGAGCAATCCTGGATCATGACCCGCGACGACGGCACCATCACCGGACGCCTGGTACGGCCGGTGGAAGCGGCCGGGCTCTATGTTCCCGGCGGCCAGGGGGGCAAGACCCCGCTGGTTTCCTCCGTGCTGATGAACGGCATCCCGGCAGCCATAGCCGGGGTAACGCAGCGGGTCATGGTCACCCCGCCCAATGCGGAAGGCATGGTCAATCCGGCCCTGCTGGTGGCGGCGCAGGAAATCGGCATCCGGGAAATTTACAAGGCGGGCAGTGCCTGGGCCATCGGTGCCCTGGCCTACGGCACCGAGACCATCCCCGCGGTCGACGTTATTGTCGGCCCGGGCAATCAGTATGTGGCGGAAGCCAAACGCCAGGTCGCCGGCCGGGTCGGCATCGACATGATCGCCGGCCCCAGCGAGGTGCTGATCGTGGCGGATCACACCGCCAAACCGGCCTTTATCGCCGCCGACATGCTGGCCCAGGCGGAACACGACCCCCAGGCCCTGGCCATTCTCATCACCACCAGCGCCGAGATCGCCGCCCGGACCGTGGTGGAACTGGAACGCCAGCTCAAGCTGCTGAGCCGTGAGGATATCGCCCGCAGGTCGCTGACCGAACGGGGCACGATTCTGATCTGCAATTCCCTCGATGAGGCCATGGTCATGGCCAACAGAATCGCCATTGAACACCTGGAACTGATGGTGACCGACTCCTTCGGCTGGCTGCCGAGAATCCAGCATGCCGGCGCCATCTTTCTCGGCGACTATTCGCCGGAAGCATGCGGCGACTATGTGGCCGGACCCAACCACGTGCTGCCCACCATGGGCACGGCGCGCATCTCGTCGGCGCTGGGCGTGGAAACCTTCCTGAAGAAAAGCAGCATCATCTCCTGTTCCCGCAACGCCTTTCTGGCCGACGCCCCGCACATAATGAACCTGGCTAACCTGGAAGGGCTCACCGCCCATGCCCGCTCGGTTTCAGTGCGGCTCGAGCGGGAAAAATAA
- a CDS encoding amino acid ABC transporter substrate-binding protein, with protein MSPRLALLFILLCVLFLVVRENLTNRPDRLYQTSAGHVEMCLSCHKTEKLDPAHDRLVVGCSPCHLGDTLAIDKDKAHQGIVKNPGDLRVVEKTCGIEGCHAPDVKKVKNSLMATNRGILATLLYYWGEAPDQNGDYSVEKLLESGETSLALDYYRKLCGTCHLWKQKNDLPGFFGEKGGGCTACHFIKDENLSPEAAKKVHPLIVKKVPVANCVRCHNRSGRIGISYTGVYESENYGTPYTDGGMSEKTLPGDRFYLSLPADIHHQKGMACIDCHTRNEIMGDGTSYAHYENQLEITCKTCHVPTGTNGEPTEVGLTKKGDKLTNISHGDEGWLMTAKLTDKKHPLHPPKAGVCDFAGHKRVGCEACHSGWVPQCYGCHVKQDKGETDLDKLTLTQTPGWWIEGRSYLRYERPMLAVWDDEVVIVTPGCQDIVSLIDEKGDPAGRFNSLTMAAINPHTTQVKGRGCAECHLSTKVMGLGEGTVWKENGQWRFSPTDQGLVTEAGKTPPLDAFVAIDGTPLQKSSRADLRPFNKEELARILRIGVCLECHKQYSDPAYKNYSLQTNCPVFKEE; from the coding sequence ATGTCGCCTCGCCTTGCCCTGCTTTTCATCCTGCTCTGCGTCCTTTTCCTGGTTGTCCGGGAAAACCTGACCAACAGGCCCGACCGCCTTTACCAGACCAGCGCGGGCCACGTGGAGATGTGCCTGAGCTGCCACAAAACGGAAAAACTGGATCCGGCCCATGACCGGCTGGTGGTGGGCTGTTCCCCCTGCCATCTCGGCGATACCCTGGCCATTGACAAGGACAAGGCCCATCAGGGCATTGTCAAGAACCCGGGCGACCTCCGGGTGGTGGAAAAAACCTGCGGCATTGAAGGCTGCCATGCGCCTGACGTGAAAAAGGTGAAAAACTCCCTGATGGCCACCAATCGCGGCATTCTCGCCACCCTGCTCTACTACTGGGGCGAGGCGCCGGATCAAAACGGCGATTATTCGGTGGAAAAACTGCTGGAAAGCGGCGAAACCTCCCTTGCCCTTGATTATTACCGCAAATTGTGCGGCACCTGTCATCTCTGGAAGCAGAAAAATGATCTTCCCGGATTTTTCGGGGAAAAGGGCGGCGGCTGCACCGCCTGCCATTTTATCAAGGATGAAAACTTGAGCCCTGAGGCCGCCAAGAAGGTGCATCCGCTGATCGTCAAAAAGGTGCCGGTGGCCAACTGTGTCCGCTGTCACAACCGCAGCGGCCGCATCGGCATCTCCTATACCGGTGTGTATGAATCCGAGAACTACGGCACTCCCTATACGGACGGCGGCATGTCGGAAAAAACATTGCCCGGCGACAGATTCTATCTCTCCCTTCCGGCCGACATCCATCACCAGAAGGGCATGGCCTGCATTGACTGCCACACCAGAAACGAAATCATGGGTGACGGCACCAGCTATGCCCACTACGAAAACCAGCTTGAAATCACTTGCAAAACCTGTCATGTTCCAACCGGCACGAACGGAGAACCAACGGAAGTCGGACTCACCAAAAAAGGCGACAAACTGACCAACATCAGCCATGGCGATGAAGGCTGGCTGATGACCGCCAAGCTCACGGACAAGAAACACCCCCTCCATCCCCCCAAGGCCGGGGTGTGCGATTTTGCCGGCCATAAACGGGTGGGCTGCGAGGCCTGCCATTCCGGCTGGGTGCCGCAATGCTACGGCTGCCATGTCAAACAGGACAAGGGTGAAACCGATCTTGACAAACTCACCCTGACGCAAACCCCGGGCTGGTGGATCGAGGGCCGTTCCTATCTCCGTTACGAACGGCCCATGCTGGCCGTCTGGGATGATGAAGTGGTCATCGTCACCCCCGGCTGCCAGGACATCGTCAGCCTGATCGATGAAAAGGGAGACCCGGCCGGCCGGTTCAACAGCCTCACCATGGCCGCCATCAACCCCCATACCACCCAAGTCAAGGGCAGGGGCTGCGCGGAATGCCATCTGTCCACCAAGGTGATGGGGCTGGGCGAAGGCACGGTCTGGAAGGAAAACGGCCAATGGCGTTTCAGCCCCACCGATCAGGGGCTGGTCACCGAAGCGGGCAAGACGCCACCGCTCGACGCCTTTGTCGCAATCGACGGCACACCGCTGCAGAAATCCTCCAGAGCCGACCTGCGACCCTTCAATAAGGAGGAACTGGCCCGCATCCTGCGTATAGGGGTGTGCCTCGAGTGCCATAAGCAATACAGCGATCCGGCGTATAAAAATTATTCATTGCAAACCAACTGCCCGGTATTTAAAGAAGAATAG
- a CDS encoding NAD+ synthase, whose product MKIAMIQANPVIGDFEANTARILQYITQAQRAGCALAVLPELAVSGYPPQDYLEHEAFLARQDQALERLIGQTHGIGVICGAITRHTGATGKPLHNSALLFEDGRLLFVAHKRLLPTYDVFDESRYFEPGAAGIPFFYKGLRLGLTICEDIFNDEDGFPHPLYQVNPVADLKNAGMDLLINIAASPFTMGKQQLRLSLFSRLCRKHRVPLLYVNQVGGQDSVLFDGASLVLDENGRLCRQAAAFQEELLIIDSEAITSGTEPALPDETALVFQALAMGCRDYIRKCGFSRVLLGLSGGIDSALTCAVATEALGRENVMGVALPSPYTSEASIEDAQQLALNLGIRFEIIPITDPFDSLRRSLSPLFAGRAEDVTEQNIQARIRGTLLMAMANKFGALLLSTGNKSEMAVGYCTLYGDMAGALSLLADVPKQLVYELSRFVNREREIIPPRTISRAPSAELAPNQTDQDDLPPYEVLDPILKAYLEEHRSIEEIAAQGFARSIVADTVRRIKRNEYKRHQAAMGLKITSKAFGFGRRYPVAQNFKE is encoded by the coding sequence ATGAAAATCGCCATGATCCAAGCAAATCCCGTTATCGGAGATTTCGAGGCCAACACCGCCCGGATCCTCCAGTATATCACGCAGGCCCAGCGTGCCGGCTGCGCACTCGCCGTTCTGCCTGAACTGGCGGTCAGCGGCTATCCGCCCCAGGACTATCTGGAACACGAGGCCTTTCTTGCCAGGCAGGATCAGGCACTTGAGCGTCTCATTGGCCAAACCCACGGCATCGGGGTGATCTGCGGCGCCATCACCCGCCACACCGGGGCAACCGGAAAACCGCTGCACAACAGCGCCCTGCTTTTCGAGGACGGCCGCCTTCTTTTCGTCGCGCACAAAAGACTGCTGCCCACCTATGATGTTTTTGACGAATCCCGCTATTTTGAACCAGGCGCGGCCGGCATCCCCTTTTTCTATAAAGGCCTGCGCCTCGGCCTCACCATCTGCGAGGACATTTTCAACGACGAGGACGGTTTCCCCCACCCGCTTTATCAGGTAAACCCGGTGGCGGATCTTAAAAATGCGGGCATGGATCTGCTGATCAACATCGCCGCTTCGCCCTTCACCATGGGCAAGCAGCAGCTGAGGCTTTCCCTTTTTTCCCGGCTCTGCCGCAAACACCGCGTGCCGTTGCTTTATGTCAACCAGGTGGGCGGCCAGGATTCGGTTCTTTTTGACGGCGCAAGCCTGGTGCTGGACGAAAACGGCCGGCTCTGCCGCCAGGCGGCGGCGTTTCAGGAAGAGCTGCTCATCATTGACAGTGAGGCGATTACAAGCGGTACGGAGCCTGCGCTGCCCGACGAGACAGCCCTGGTCTTTCAGGCCCTGGCCATGGGGTGCCGGGATTACATCAGAAAATGCGGCTTCAGCCGGGTGCTGCTCGGCTTAAGCGGCGGCATCGATTCAGCCCTGACCTGCGCCGTTGCAACCGAGGCCCTGGGCCGCGAAAACGTCATGGGGGTGGCGCTGCCCTCGCCCTATACCTCCGAGGCAAGCATCGAGGATGCACAACAGCTGGCGCTGAACCTCGGCATCCGTTTTGAAATCATCCCCATAACCGATCCGTTTGATTCTTTGCGCCGCAGCCTTTCCCCTCTTTTTGCCGGACGCGCCGAAGACGTGACCGAACAGAACATCCAGGCCCGTATCCGGGGCACCCTGCTGATGGCCATGGCCAACAAGTTCGGCGCCCTGCTGCTTTCCACCGGCAACAAATCGGAGATGGCGGTGGGCTACTGCACCCTGTACGGCGACATGGCAGGCGCCCTGTCGCTGCTTGCCGATGTGCCCAAGCAGCTGGTGTATGAGCTGTCCCGTTTCGTCAATCGCGAGCGGGAAATCATTCCGCCGCGCACCATCAGCCGCGCACCCAGCGCGGAACTGGCGCCGAACCAGACAGACCAGGACGACCTGCCCCCCTACGAGGTGCTCGACCCCATCCTCAAGGCCTATCTGGAGGAGCATCGCTCCATTGAGGAAATCGCCGCCCAGGGCTTTGCCCGTTCAATCGTTGCGGATACCGTACGCCGCATCAAGCGCAATGAATACAAACGCCATCAGGCCGCCATGGGGCTGAAAATCACCTCCAAGGCCTTCGGCTTCGGCCGCCGCTATCCGGTGGCCCAGAATTTCAAGGAATAA
- a CDS encoding IS110 family transposase has protein sequence MARKGKDTRLLSVIHPICCGLDVHKGKISACLITMDQTGKEAYEIREYGTFTDELIELREWLIDSHCPIVAMESTGVYWRPVHNIIEGYLEVILVNARHVKNVPGRKTDIEDSRWLAGLLRVGLVRGSFIPEKSVRHWRELGRSRKKYSQSLGDHKRRVHKVFETANIKIDSVVSDLFGVTGRNLIELLCAAESPIGLEQIEQCTKGSLKSKVKELYRSIQGFFEDHHRFLLMSLMRMITIIETEIAIITERMQAMMSSHDDIISRLDVVPGINEVSAQYVLGELGPTLQEFSSSGALASWSGLCPGNNESAGKRRSGKSPVRKHVFKTVMVEIAWAAVKTKGTYYRDKYYRIRARLGPRKAIVAIAHRILKAIYAIIKNGEEYKELGEDYLSRKNAENKITILKRKAKELGYELVPIAAS, from the coding sequence ATGGCCAGGAAGGGAAAAGATACCAGATTACTATCAGTCATACACCCAATTTGTTGTGGACTTGATGTTCACAAAGGGAAAATTTCAGCCTGCTTGATCACAATGGACCAAACAGGCAAAGAAGCATACGAAATACGCGAGTATGGCACATTCACCGATGAACTTATCGAGTTACGGGAGTGGTTGATAGATAGCCACTGTCCCATTGTTGCCATGGAAAGCACAGGAGTATACTGGCGTCCGGTTCATAATATAATTGAAGGGTACCTGGAAGTCATTCTTGTCAATGCTCGTCATGTAAAAAATGTACCAGGCCGCAAGACCGACATTGAAGATAGCCGCTGGCTTGCTGGTTTACTCAGGGTAGGACTTGTCCGTGGCAGCTTTATTCCCGAGAAGTCAGTTCGCCATTGGCGGGAATTGGGTCGGAGCAGGAAGAAATACAGTCAAAGTCTCGGAGACCACAAAAGACGTGTTCATAAGGTTTTCGAGACGGCCAATATCAAGATCGACAGTGTTGTATCAGATCTTTTTGGAGTAACGGGTCGGAATCTGATAGAGCTTCTCTGTGCCGCGGAATCACCAATCGGCCTTGAGCAAATAGAACAATGCACCAAGGGCAGTTTGAAGTCGAAAGTAAAAGAGTTGTATCGAAGCATACAGGGCTTTTTTGAAGATCACCATCGTTTCTTGCTGATGAGTTTGATGAGGATGATCACAATCATCGAGACGGAAATAGCCATCATCACAGAACGGATGCAGGCAATGATGTCCAGCCATGATGACATAATCAGCCGTCTTGATGTTGTTCCGGGGATAAATGAAGTTTCTGCTCAATATGTCCTCGGTGAACTTGGACCAACCCTGCAAGAGTTTTCCTCCTCAGGGGCACTGGCGTCCTGGTCAGGATTATGCCCGGGGAACAATGAAAGTGCAGGCAAAAGGCGTAGCGGGAAGTCGCCTGTTCGCAAGCATGTTTTCAAGACTGTCATGGTGGAGATAGCCTGGGCGGCGGTAAAAACAAAAGGGACGTATTACCGAGACAAATATTACCGGATTCGAGCCCGATTAGGTCCACGAAAAGCCATTGTGGCAATAGCCCATCGGATACTGAAGGCCATTTACGCAATTATCAAGAATGGTGAGGAATATAAAGAGCTTGGAGAGGATTATCTTTCCAGGAAGAATGCCGAGAACAAGATAACCATATTGAAAAGAAAGGCAAAAGAATTGGGTTATGAACTGGTGCCCATTGCGGCATCATAA
- a CDS encoding phosphate starvation-inducible protein PhoH — MRKYFVLDTNVLLHNADSISSFTDNYVVLPMSVIEELDKFKSRSDELGRNARKVIRELDHLRVRGKLAEGVEMENGGILKIYPEGAEISCCPGLDMKVPDNRILAVAYTIFKKGGKVIFVSKDINARLKADALGLEVMDFEKQKVNFDELFSGYRELQVPADIINVFYDKREVETEGLDLVANEFILLQDEADPKHTALARAINATRLVRLNPQYDTAWQIRSRSKEQRMCLELLLDPSVQIVTLVGQAGTGKTLLALAAALEEVLINKRYEKILVSRPIIPLGKDLGYMPGDKDEKLAHWMQPIFDNLTFLMGVGQGPKNKENDDSSRQKMEKLLKDHVVELEALTYIRGRSISGQFVIVDEAQNLTPHEVKTIVSRAGEGTKMVLTGDPYQIDNPYLDSSSNGLTYTVERLKELPIHGHITLRKSERSQLAGVAADYL, encoded by the coding sequence ATGCGAAAATATTTTGTCCTTGATACCAACGTGTTGCTGCACAACGCCGACTCAATCAGCTCTTTCACCGACAATTATGTCGTGTTGCCCATGTCGGTTATCGAGGAACTCGACAAGTTCAAATCCCGCAGCGACGAACTTGGCCGCAATGCCCGCAAGGTCATCAGGGAACTGGACCATCTTCGCGTCCGCGGCAAACTGGCCGAAGGCGTGGAAATGGAAAACGGCGGCATTTTGAAGATATACCCCGAGGGCGCGGAAATTTCCTGCTGCCCCGGACTGGACATGAAGGTGCCGGACAACCGAATCCTGGCGGTGGCCTATACCATCTTCAAGAAAGGGGGAAAGGTCATTTTTGTTTCCAAGGATATCAATGCCCGCTTGAAGGCGGATGCATTGGGTCTTGAGGTCATGGACTTTGAAAAGCAGAAGGTCAATTTTGACGAGCTTTTTTCCGGTTACCGCGAGCTGCAGGTGCCCGCTGATATTATCAATGTCTTTTATGACAAGCGCGAGGTGGAAACCGAGGGGCTTGATCTCGTGGCCAATGAGTTCATTCTGCTGCAGGACGAGGCGGATCCCAAGCATACCGCCTTGGCCAGGGCAATCAATGCAACCAGGCTGGTTCGGCTGAATCCTCAATATGACACTGCCTGGCAGATTCGTTCCCGCAGCAAGGAACAGCGCATGTGTCTGGAACTTTTGCTCGATCCGAGTGTCCAGATTGTAACGCTTGTCGGCCAGGCGGGAACCGGCAAGACCCTGCTGGCCCTGGCTGCCGCACTTGAAGAGGTGCTGATCAACAAGCGTTATGAAAAGATCCTCGTTTCCCGGCCGATCATTCCCCTGGGCAAGGATCTGGGTTACATGCCGGGGGATAAGGACGAGAAGCTTGCCCACTGGATGCAGCCTATTTTTGACAATCTCACTTTTCTCATGGGTGTGGGGCAGGGGCCGAAAAACAAGGAAAATGACGACTCTTCCCGGCAGAAGATGGAAAAACTGCTGAAAGATCATGTGGTGGAACTGGAGGCGCTGACCTATATCCGCGGCCGCTCCATTTCCGGCCAGTTCGTCATTGTCGATGAGGCCCAGAATCTGACTCCCCATGAGGTCAAGACCATTGTCAGCCGGGCGGGTGAGGGGACGAAGATGGTGCTGACCGGCGATCCGTACCAGATCGACAACCCGTATCTTGATTCCAGCAGTAACGGCTTGACCTACACGGTGGAGCGGTTGAAAGAACTGCCGATTCACGGCCATATCACCCTGCGCAAAAGTGAGCGAAGTCAGCTGGCCGGGGTGGCGGCCGATTATCTGTAA
- a CDS encoding radical SAM/SPASM domain-containing protein has product MKFEPKWIAWEITRRCNLKCVHCRSSSQLEVMGHPDFSFEEATRLLDDIASYANPVMVLSGGEPLLRRDVFEIAEYGTGKGLRMCLATNGTLVTEEICGKIKKAGIKMVSLSLDGASPEVHDNFRNQEGAFAGTLNAAALFKKHDISFLINSSFTKRNQQEIPKIYKLAKELGATAWYMFMIVPTGRGEDIMEELVSMEDYENVLEWHYDMEREEDDILVRPTCAPSYYRIVLQKKKETGDDFQRRSLKFSTGGSKGCLAGQLICLIDVDGNVLPCSYFPKSAGNIREQTFKDIWENSKLFHDMRDFKSYKGRCGACEYVNVCGGCRARAYAMHGDYMAEEPFCSYVPAKLKKN; this is encoded by the coding sequence ATGAAATTTGAACCAAAGTGGATTGCCTGGGAAATCACCCGACGCTGTAATTTGAAATGTGTCCATTGCCGGTCGTCGTCACAGCTCGAGGTGATGGGCCATCCGGATTTTTCTTTTGAAGAGGCCACCCGGTTGCTTGACGATATCGCTTCCTATGCCAATCCGGTGATGGTGCTTTCCGGAGGGGAACCGCTGTTGCGCCGCGATGTCTTTGAAATCGCCGAATACGGCACCGGCAAAGGCCTGCGCATGTGTCTCGCCACCAACGGCACCCTGGTGACCGAGGAGATCTGCGGTAAAATCAAGAAGGCCGGCATCAAGATGGTTTCCCTCAGCCTCGATGGTGCCAGTCCCGAGGTGCATGACAATTTCCGCAACCAGGAAGGGGCCTTTGCCGGAACGCTCAATGCCGCCGCCCTTTTTAAAAAACATGATATCTCCTTTCTCATCAACTCGTCCTTCACCAAGCGCAATCAGCAGGAGATTCCGAAGATCTACAAGCTGGCCAAGGAACTGGGCGCCACCGCCTGGTACATGTTCATGATCGTGCCCACCGGCCGGGGCGAGGATATCATGGAAGAGCTGGTTTCCATGGAGGATTATGAAAACGTCCTTGAGTGGCATTATGACATGGAAAGGGAGGAAGACGATATCCTCGTGCGTCCCACCTGTGCGCCCAGTTACTATCGCATCGTCCTGCAGAAGAAAAAGGAAACCGGCGATGATTTCCAGCGGCGCAGCCTGAAGTTTTCCACCGGCGGCTCCAAGGGCTGTCTGGCCGGACAGCTCATCTGTCTGATCGACGTGGACGGCAATGTGCTGCCTTGCAGTTATTTCCCCAAAAGCGCCGGCAATATCCGGGAGCAGACCTTCAAGGACATCTGGGAAAACTCGAAACTGTTTCATGACATGCGCGATTTCAAGTCATACAAGGGCCGTTGCGGTGCCTGCGAGTACGTCAATGTCTGCGGCGGCTGCCGTGCCAGGGCCTACGCCATGCACGGCGATTATATGGCGGAAGAGCCTTTCTGCTCGTATGTCCCGGCGAAACTGAAAAAAAATTGA